One genomic segment of candidate division WOR-3 bacterium includes these proteins:
- a CDS encoding diguanylate cyclase — protein sequence MKIVLCGVKDPVHEKVVGILNGEGVEFFETENFLKEGTEIKPEDFSAFIVIYSSEMEISKIIDSIKNSENHADPALVVIANPRNLKIEEAFKAGADDYVEKKKVSEELIPRLLQAVSKTDSFKKLRENALQLRFLYETSGIFNSSLDIDVVIEQILQLTVKITDSVSGTIFLTDSGGNVIKKILSREYGSKKKQTAVVEKIMQNGLAGWVYQNKTAALIKNTDKDKRWIKIDDDNSNFKSAICMPIVRRENVLGLLTLHHEEESHYDERQVEILTQITNQAAISIENSKIFSQLHYLSMTDELTDLFNRRLFFTIADKEYFKATRFSEPLSLLLIDIDDFKKVNDVYGHLVGDQIIKKTARILKSIIRNFDVLARYGGDEFMILLPRTDLQGAVELSKKILKEFQDKEIEVDGRSIKITNSIGIAEVQKGCENFSDLLRQSDKALYRAKYKGKNRMDVYY from the coding sequence GAAGATAGTTTTGTGCGGAGTAAAAGACCCCGTACACGAAAAGGTCGTCGGTATATTGAACGGGGAAGGGGTAGAATTTTTTGAAACAGAAAATTTTTTAAAAGAAGGAACTGAAATTAAACCCGAAGATTTTTCTGCTTTCATTGTAATATATTCTTCCGAAATGGAGATTTCAAAGATAATTGATTCTATTAAAAATTCTGAAAATCACGCAGATCCGGCTCTGGTAGTCATTGCCAACCCCAGAAACCTGAAAATCGAAGAAGCTTTCAAGGCCGGAGCTGACGACTATGTCGAAAAGAAAAAAGTCTCTGAAGAATTGATACCCCGGCTTTTACAGGCTGTTTCAAAAACCGATTCGTTTAAAAAACTTCGAGAAAACGCGCTTCAACTGAGGTTTCTCTACGAGACGTCGGGAATTTTTAATTCTTCCCTCGACATAGACGTCGTAATTGAGCAAATCTTGCAACTCACCGTCAAAATCACCGATTCTGTGTCCGGAACCATTTTTTTGACCGATTCCGGGGGTAACGTCATAAAGAAAATCCTTTCACGAGAATACGGATCCAAAAAAAAGCAAACCGCTGTTGTTGAAAAGATAATGCAAAATGGATTGGCGGGTTGGGTTTATCAGAACAAAACAGCCGCCTTGATAAAAAACACTGATAAAGACAAGAGGTGGATAAAAATTGACGACGACAATTCGAATTTCAAATCAGCCATTTGCATGCCTATTGTGAGAAGAGAAAACGTTCTCGGTTTACTGACCCTGCACCATGAGGAAGAATCTCATTACGACGAGAGACAAGTTGAAATTCTGACGCAAATCACGAATCAGGCGGCAATCTCGATCGAGAATTCTAAAATATTCAGCCAGCTTCACTACCTTTCAATGACTGACGAGTTGACGGATCTTTTCAACAGAAGGTTATTTTTCACAATAGCCGACAAAGAATACTTCAAAGCGACGAGGTTTTCGGAGCCTCTTTCTCTTTTGTTGATTGACATAGATGATTTTAAAAAAGTCAACGATGTTTACGGACACTTGGTAGGAGACCAAATTATAAAAAAAACCGCGAGAATTTTAAAATCAATAATCCGGAATTTCGATGTTTTAGCCAGATACGGAGGAGATGAGTTCATGATCCTATTGCCGAGAACCGACCTCCAGGGAGCGGTCGAGTTGAGCAAAAAAATACTCAAAGAGTTTCAGGACAAGGAAATTGAAGTGGACGGGAGGAGCATAAAAATAACGAACAGCATCGGCATTGCAGAAGTTCAAAAGGGTTGCGAAAATTTTTCCGATTTGCTCAGACAATCAGACAAAGCTCTTTACAGAGCCAAGTACAAGGGCAAAAACCGTATGGATGTTTATTACTGA